The Corvus moneduloides isolate bCorMon1 chromosome 1, bCorMon1.pri, whole genome shotgun sequence nucleotide sequence AACTCAGTTCTTCCTGTCTTTACATATCATATGCAGGTCTGCTCATCACCTTGATTACCTTTGACTGGACTTCCCCTGGTGAGGAACCCCAAATCAGACATAAAATTCCAAGGTTTGTTGGATAGAGGGAAACAGTTATAACCCTAAACCTGACGGACACAATCTTGCTCATATATAGGCCAggatgctcctgctccaggatgTGTCCAAGAGACCCATGAGGTCCTCCTCTCAATAAGAAGGTTGTCTGACCAGTCAGTCCCCAACCTGCACTCTTGTATAGGACTCTTCCATCCCAAGTGCAGACCTATGCATTTccatatacatacacacacacatatatatttgtCTACATTCTCTATTTCCCTTTACTTCTCAACTGACCCATTCAACTCCAGCATCTGccaacatatattttttaaagtcgAGTAAGTaagataatgaaaatattaatgatttTTCATGAGAACATAATCTAGTTTTACTTCTTTagatttaatacattttattttcatttcccttttaatGTACTTTTTGTCTATTTGttcctgaaacaaaaaataataatttattttcaggagAACATATTTTGTAATTTGTGGTTGATTCTATTAATTCTGGGTCATAGGTTTTTCTGGGGAGAGTCCACGCAACAAAAAGCTCTCAGCCCTGGCAGTTGCTAAGTGTTTTGATCAATATAATGACAGTCAAGGGTGTTTTGCACCTTACAAACCAGGAATTTTAAATCAAGAGGCTTTATGAAAGCCTGCAAACCCTATTTGTCTTTTGAGTTGTAAGTAAAAAACCTACTCATTCCAAAATGGTCAGTATTGTTGtatataaaagataaaataataatttctccCCCCAAAAGATGGCAgtttatttccaaaaatatgACATAGTCTCTAAGGCTACATCTGTTCCAGTACTACAATAGGATCCCTGGTTCTGACAATGAGTAGCACGGCACTGAATGAATCCATAGGGGAAGATCCCGTTCCACTAGAACAAGGTTCTGGACCTGTTTTGGATATGCTGCTTTGCCTTTCCTGTGGTAGCACGGAGGAACAAGTAGCAGCAATAGAAAACATCTTGTTCATTACCCGTTGTTATTGTAACttgctgttttaatttaaaatttcagagagattcaggagaggcaggaggaagcCCCAGTTTGGTTTTACCCTCCATATACCACGAGCATGGAATACATCGGGTGCTCCCTGAACATCTCCTCTGTTTGTGTCTTCTCCCCAACTCTCTCAAACTGCAGTTCACCAGCAAATGCCATTGTCACCTGATCTTAACACAAatgcctttccttccttctcccccaaGAGATGCAAACTGTGAGCCCCACGTTAGTGTCTGCTGGCTTCTCACCTCACGTGTCTGACCCAAAAGCCCTTTGGACCTGTTATCCCAGGGCTGTCTGGAGAAGCAGAGTGCCAGCACCAGCGCAGCCCTGCCTGGATGCCATCCAAGGCTTgtgggctggagctggctggcatccCTACATggagctggggcacagggaaTCCTGCTCGGTGGGGTTAAATTCTGACTTCTGCAATGAAGCCCAGAATCCCTCTGCTCATCGCAATTAGTGTGCTAAAAACCAGGGGAAATTCTCAAGCATTTCAACAATGGCTAATGTTATTAAATGAACAATTAATAAGAGCAGTCAAGTGAATGATTATTTCTAATAAAAGGCTCGACAATTGCTAACAAGTTAGGAAATGCCAGCGCAGAAGTTCTCAAAGAAATAATCCCCTGCCACATTGCCCCTACACAGCATAACCGGGGTTACTAACAGGTTTGCTGGGAGCAGACTGTAGCTTATCTGGGAGCAAGGAAATTCCCGTGGCGCCTCACTAACACATTTTTAGAGGAGCCCAGGGACAATTTCACAGGGATGCTAACTTTCTGCGGCTGGTACGGAATACGCCCCGAGGGGGAGAAGCCACCCCGAGACAAAGCCGGGGCTGATTCCCGCACAATGCGGGCAGCGGGCTGGCAGGGGATGGGCAGCGGGCAGGGCAAGGACAGCGGGAAGCGGGCTGGGGTAGGGGCAGGGGACGGGCAGGGgcagctggctggggctggggccgcCGGCTCTGCCCTCCCGCTCGGCCCGGCGCCGGTTCCGACCCGCACGGACATGACTAAGCAGCACCTCTCCCtccgcggccgctcccgccgggcTGCCCGCCCCGCACCCGCGCACGGCGGGACTCAcctgcccgccccggccccgcccccccgcgGCGCGGCTCCTCCGCAGGGGCCGCCGCTCctccgccccgctccggccGCTCCGAGCCGCCCCGCTCCAGCCGCGCACCCCCCGcgcccgcggagccgccgcctcTCGCcgccggggcgggccgggggctgccGTCAGCCGCGGCTGACGCAGGGCTCTTCCTGCCGGGGATGAAGCCCCCCGCGGCCGCCAGCCGGCAGCCCCCGCGCCCGGAGGCACTCGGGGCGGCCGGAGACCCCCCGCGCCCGCGGTAGGGCGGCGCTTTCCCCGCTCCCGGCGCGGGCAGCGCagcgcctcccgccgccgccgcgcccgcagcagccccggagcagccccgcagccccggcatGGAGAGCCCGCTCAACCTCAGCTGCTCCGCCGATACGACGCCGGACACCGGCAACAGGAGCGGGTCCTCCGCCGGCCCCGAAGGCGGCCAGGCCCATCTCTCCGTCTTCAGCGTGTTGGTCCTCACCCTGTTGGCCATGCTGGTGGTGGCCACGTTCCTCTGGAACGGGCTGGTCCTGGCCACCATCCTCCGCGTGCGCAGTTTCCACCGGGTACCCCACAACCTGATGGCCTCCATGGCCATCTCCGACGTGATGGTAGCAGCCCTCGTCATGCCCCTCAGCTTGGTGCACGAGTTGTccgggcggcggtggcggctGGGCCGGTCGCTCTGCCAGGTGTGGATCTCCTTCGATGTGCTCTGCTGCACTGCTAGCATCTGGAATGTCACGGCCATTGCCCTCGACCGCTACTGGTCCATCACCCGCCACCTGGAGTACACACTCCGCACCCGGCGCCGCATCTCCAACATCATGATTGCCCTCACCTGGGCACTCTCTGCCTTTATCTCTCTGGCTCCACTGCTCTTTGGCTGGGGAGAAACTTACTCAGAGGACAGTGAAGAGTGCCAAGTCAGCCACGAGCCTTCCTACACCATCTTCTCCACCTTTGGGGCCTTCTACCTACCCCTCTGCGTGGTGCTCTTTGTGTACTGGAAGATCTACAAGGCTGCCAAGTTTCGAATCGGATCTCGCAAGAGCAACTCCATCACCCCCATTACACCAGAAGCACTGGAGGTAGGTCAGCTTGGTTGTGTTTGGCTGGGGTCAAGCGCTGGCAGCAGGCAAGCCTTTGCCAGAAGTGGGGGAAACCTAGACCAAAAATGTGCAAGTGAACAGTGATCCACCAAAGCCCTGTGGACCCTGGAGACTTCCAAGGGAAAGCAGACAGCAAAGCTTGCAAACCCAGGCTGTTGGCTCCTTCTGAGCCCCCAGCTGTGAGCACTCAAGGTGTAGCTAAAGTAACTTTGGGCAGATTGTGAGCCTGAGCTCCACGTGGGCGAGCGGTGACTCACAGATGTCCCCCCGTGGAATGCTGAATCAGTGCTCACCGGCATGAGTAAGGGGTCACCATCCCTCCCATGGGGAGGCAAGGGGAGGGTGGATGGATGG carries:
- the HTR5A gene encoding 5-hydroxytryptamine receptor 5A gives rise to the protein MESPLNLSCSADTTPDTGNRSGSSAGPEGGQAHLSVFSVLVLTLLAMLVVATFLWNGLVLATILRVRSFHRVPHNLMASMAISDVMVAALVMPLSLVHELSGRRWRLGRSLCQVWISFDVLCCTASIWNVTAIALDRYWSITRHLEYTLRTRRRISNIMIALTWALSAFISLAPLLFGWGETYSEDSEECQVSHEPSYTIFSTFGAFYLPLCVVLFVYWKIYKAAKFRIGSRKSNSITPITPEALEVKEAAQQPQMVFTVRHATVTFQTDGDTWREQKEKKAALMVGILIGVFVLCWIPFFITELISPLCSYNIPPVWKSIFLWLGYSNSFFNPLIYTAFNKNYNNAFRNLFFRQQ